A single genomic interval of Spirosoma linguale DSM 74 harbors:
- a CDS encoding aspartyl-tRNA synthetase (TIGRFAM: aspartyl-tRNA synthetase~PFAM: tRNA synthetase class II (D K and N); GAD domain protein; nucleic acid binding OB-fold tRNA/helicase- type~KEGG: gsu:GSU1463 aspartyl-tRNA synthetase) yields the protein MLRTHTCGELRLADHNTTATLCGWVQTIRDKGGVLWIDLRDRYGITQLLLEDGQTAPELFTTARSLGREFVVKATGTVIERKSKNPNIPTGDIELKVTSLEVLNPAKLPPFLIEDETDGGDDLRMKYRYLDLRRNPVRKSLELRHRMAQQTRVYMDGQDFIEVETPVLIKSTPEGARDFVVPSRMNPGEFYALPQSPQTFKQLLMVSGFDRYYQIVKCFRDEDLRADRQPEFTQIDCEMSFVEQEDILNMFEGLVRHLFKTVKGIDMASVPRMTYADAMKFYGSDKPDTRFGMEFVELKGTFDTVDMTSGKGFGVFDSAELVVGINAPGCAHYTRKQLDELTDWIKRPQIGAKGLIYVRYNEDGTLKSSVDKFYSETELKAWAAHFGAKPGDLMLIVSGDCAKARKQLSELRLEMGSRLGLRDPNVFSTLWVLDFPLLEFGEEENRWFAMHHPFTSPKPEDIPLLDTDLGAVRANAYDLVINGTEVGGGSIRIFNRDLQARMFSILGFSDEEAKAQFGFLMDAFEFGAPPHGGIAFGFDRLCSLFGGADSIRDFIAFPKNNSGRDVMIDSPSAISQAQLNELKIATIAK from the coding sequence ATGCTTCGGACGCACACCTGCGGAGAACTCCGCCTTGCCGACCACAACACCACAGCCACTCTTTGCGGCTGGGTTCAAACCATCCGCGATAAAGGCGGTGTTCTATGGATTGACCTACGTGACCGCTACGGTATTACCCAGCTTTTACTCGAAGACGGCCAAACCGCCCCTGAACTGTTCACGACAGCCCGGTCCCTCGGCCGCGAATTTGTGGTGAAAGCCACGGGAACGGTTATCGAACGGAAATCGAAAAACCCGAATATCCCCACCGGCGACATTGAACTGAAAGTAACCTCGCTGGAGGTGCTGAACCCCGCCAAACTGCCGCCTTTCCTCATCGAAGACGAAACCGACGGTGGCGATGACCTCCGCATGAAGTACCGGTATCTGGACTTACGCCGGAATCCCGTTCGCAAGAGCCTCGAACTGCGCCACCGCATGGCCCAGCAAACGCGGGTGTACATGGATGGGCAGGACTTCATTGAAGTGGAAACGCCGGTTCTGATTAAATCGACGCCCGAAGGCGCACGGGATTTTGTGGTGCCCAGCCGCATGAACCCCGGCGAATTTTATGCCTTGCCCCAGTCGCCCCAAACGTTTAAGCAGTTGCTGATGGTATCGGGTTTTGACCGGTATTACCAGATTGTCAAATGCTTCCGGGACGAAGACCTTCGCGCCGACCGCCAGCCGGAGTTCACCCAAATCGACTGCGAAATGTCGTTTGTGGAGCAGGAAGATATTCTGAACATGTTTGAAGGGCTGGTTCGCCACCTCTTCAAGACCGTTAAGGGCATCGATATGGCCTCGGTTCCCCGCATGACCTATGCCGACGCGATGAAGTTTTACGGCTCCGACAAGCCCGACACGCGTTTCGGCATGGAGTTCGTTGAACTGAAAGGCACCTTCGACACCGTCGACATGACCTCGGGCAAAGGCTTCGGCGTATTTGACTCGGCCGAACTGGTCGTGGGCATCAACGCACCGGGCTGCGCACACTATACCCGCAAGCAGCTCGATGAACTCACCGACTGGATCAAACGCCCGCAAATCGGTGCCAAAGGCCTTATCTATGTTCGCTACAACGAAGATGGCACCCTGAAGTCGTCCGTCGACAAGTTCTATTCCGAGACTGAACTGAAAGCCTGGGCCGCTCATTTCGGTGCTAAACCCGGCGACCTGATGCTGATCGTTTCGGGCGATTGTGCCAAAGCCCGGAAACAACTGAGTGAACTACGCCTGGAGATGGGCAGCCGGTTGGGTCTCCGCGATCCGAACGTGTTCAGTACGCTATGGGTACTCGACTTCCCGCTGCTGGAGTTTGGCGAAGAAGAAAATCGCTGGTTCGCCATGCACCACCCGTTCACATCGCCCAAACCGGAAGACATTCCGTTGCTGGATACCGATCTGGGTGCCGTTCGGGCCAACGCCTATGACCTGGTCATTAACGGAACCGAAGTAGGTGGTGGCTCCATCCGGATATTCAACCGCGATTTGCAAGCCCGCATGTTCAGCATTCTTGGTTTCTCGGACGAAGAAGCAAAAGCACAATTCGGCTTCCTGATGGATGCGTTCGAGTTTGGTGCTCCTCCGCACGGCGGTATTGCCTTTGGTTTCGACCGCTTGTGTTCGCTCTTCGGCGGGGCCGACTCCATCCGCGACTTTATCGCTTTCCCGAAAAACAACTCCGGCCGCGATGTCATGATCGATTCGCCCTCTGCTATTTCACAAGCGCAGTTGAACGAACTGAAAATTGCAACGATAGCGAAGTAA
- a CDS encoding sulfatase (PFAM: sulfatase~KEGG: pat:Patl_1841 sulfatase), translated as MVTGLKPLLSSILVLLCVVYTVFDAVEPTRLTSSSGQKTRAADSRPNIVLIVADDHGREVLGCYGALAIKTPHIDQLAADGVRFSNAFCTTASCSPSRSVLLTGLQNHTNGMYGLEHQEHHFASFDTVRSLPVLLERAGYRTARIGKLHVAPEKVYHFQQVLKGGGVNDPASIGRSPVEMARFCYPFLEATTHTSAPTNQPNTAQPFFLYFATDDPHRSNTVATDGSPVFDGTKPNVFGNRPGGYPQVGDHFYQPRDVRVPAYLPDTKACRAELAQYYEAISRLDAGVGRLIDYLKDTGQYDNTLIVYLSDNGAPFPGAKTTLYEPGMRLPCIVKLPKPKKRGFVQDAMISWADITPTLLDFAGVRPRNSPKLGRSFKDIIEQEQVTGWDEVYASHSLHEVTMYYPMRVVRERRYKLIYNIAYQLPFPMALDLYHSFTWQDVLRTKQKLYGKRTVNTYLHRPRFELYDLQTDPDEVKNLAVNPQFKAVLARMQARLKRFQQQTRDPWMSKWNVE; from the coding sequence ATGGTCACGGGTCTGAAACCATTATTGAGTAGTATTCTGGTATTGCTTTGTGTAGTATATACTGTGTTCGACGCCGTTGAACCGACCCGTTTAACCAGCAGTTCCGGGCAGAAAACGAGGGCTGCGGACAGTCGGCCAAACATTGTTTTGATCGTTGCCGATGATCATGGCCGGGAGGTTTTAGGCTGCTATGGCGCATTGGCTATCAAGACGCCACACATCGATCAGTTAGCCGCCGACGGGGTTCGCTTTTCCAATGCGTTTTGTACAACGGCCAGTTGCAGTCCCAGCCGCTCTGTATTGTTGACGGGTTTGCAGAATCATACCAATGGAATGTATGGCCTTGAACATCAGGAACACCACTTCGCTTCCTTCGATACCGTACGGTCGTTACCCGTTCTGCTTGAAAGAGCGGGATACCGCACCGCCCGAATTGGGAAACTGCACGTAGCGCCGGAGAAGGTGTACCATTTTCAACAGGTACTCAAAGGTGGTGGAGTAAACGATCCGGCATCTATCGGCCGTAGCCCGGTCGAAATGGCCCGCTTCTGTTATCCTTTTCTGGAGGCCACAACGCATACCAGCGCACCAACGAACCAACCGAACACAGCTCAACCCTTCTTTCTTTACTTTGCCACGGATGATCCGCACCGCAGCAACACGGTGGCCACCGATGGATCGCCGGTGTTTGATGGTACTAAACCAAATGTATTCGGGAATCGGCCAGGGGGATATCCGCAGGTGGGCGACCATTTCTATCAGCCTCGGGATGTACGCGTACCGGCTTACTTACCCGACACAAAAGCGTGCCGGGCCGAACTGGCACAGTATTATGAAGCCATCAGCCGACTGGATGCGGGCGTTGGCCGACTGATCGACTACCTGAAAGACACCGGGCAGTACGATAATACCCTGATTGTCTATCTATCCGATAATGGCGCGCCTTTTCCGGGAGCTAAAACAACCTTGTATGAACCGGGTATGCGGTTACCGTGCATTGTTAAATTGCCGAAACCAAAGAAACGGGGATTTGTCCAGGATGCGATGATTTCCTGGGCCGATATAACACCTACACTGCTGGATTTTGCCGGTGTCCGGCCCAGAAATTCACCAAAGCTAGGGCGATCCTTCAAGGATATTATCGAGCAGGAACAGGTAACGGGTTGGGATGAAGTATATGCCTCGCACTCGCTGCACGAAGTGACCATGTATTACCCCATGCGAGTGGTACGGGAACGTCGGTATAAACTGATTTATAACATTGCTTATCAACTGCCGTTTCCTATGGCGCTCGACTTATACCACTCCTTTACGTGGCAGGATGTGCTCCGCACGAAGCAGAAATTGTACGGCAAACGAACGGTGAACACCTATCTGCATCGCCCGCGGTTCGAATTATACGATCTGCAAACGGACCCGGATGAAGTGAAAAATCTGGCCGTCAATCCCCAATTTAAAGCGGTACTGGCCCGGATGCAAGCCCGGCTCAAACGGTTTCAGCAGCAAACCCGCGACCCGTGGATGAGCAAATGGAATGTTGAGTGA
- a CDS encoding amidohydrolase (TIGRFAM: amidohydrolase~PFAM: peptidase dimerisation domain protein; peptidase M20~KEGG: cak:Caul_2651 amidohydrolase), producing MFFAYFYRFSLPITEYTRMKTQLLTAALLLPVLVFAQSGRNKKTTASAGPDKDKQAIIANLDKRSPEYAGISKKIWDFAELGYMEEKSSKLLEEQLIKEGFDVKTGVAGIPTAFVATYGTGKPVIGILGEYDALPGLATEAKPDFTPIQGQRGGHGCGHNLFGTASVAAAVELKDWLKSSGHSGTIKIYGCPAEEGGAGKVYMVREGLFNDVDVVLHWHPGSQNAADAGTSLANKNAKFRFRGIAAHAAASPERGRSALDGVEAMNYMVNMMREHIPQDTRIHYVITKGGDAPNVVPAFAEVYYYARHKDRDILQSVWKRIENAAEGAAKGTGTKVEWEVLGGVFNLLPNVTLAEVMHQNLKTVGGVNYTPEETAFAEKISETFGEQKVPITNAALVKDFRDASESATSGGSTDVGDVSWTVPTVGLSTATWVPGSSAHSWQSTAASGMSIGQKGMIVAAKTLALTALDLYKSPALIEKARAEWIQKRGADFKYEALLGDRKPALDYRK from the coding sequence ATGTTTTTCGCCTATTTTTATCGATTCTCACTCCCGATTACTGAATACACCCGCATGAAAACACAACTCCTTACAGCAGCACTGCTACTGCCCGTGCTGGTTTTCGCCCAATCCGGCCGAAACAAGAAAACCACTGCATCAGCCGGACCGGATAAAGACAAACAGGCTATTATTGCCAATCTGGACAAACGCTCGCCCGAATACGCCGGTATCTCCAAAAAAATCTGGGACTTTGCCGAGCTGGGTTATATGGAAGAGAAAAGCTCGAAACTGCTGGAAGAACAGCTTATAAAAGAGGGCTTCGACGTAAAAACGGGCGTGGCGGGTATTCCGACAGCCTTTGTGGCAACCTACGGCACTGGCAAACCGGTCATCGGTATTCTGGGTGAGTACGATGCCCTGCCCGGACTGGCTACCGAAGCCAAACCCGATTTCACCCCCATTCAGGGGCAGCGTGGCGGGCATGGCTGTGGCCACAATCTGTTCGGCACGGCCTCGGTGGCCGCTGCGGTTGAGCTAAAAGACTGGCTCAAATCGTCCGGACATTCAGGAACGATCAAAATTTACGGTTGCCCGGCCGAAGAAGGTGGTGCGGGTAAAGTATACATGGTGCGCGAAGGGCTGTTCAACGATGTCGATGTGGTCTTGCACTGGCACCCAGGTTCGCAGAATGCCGCCGATGCGGGTACATCACTGGCCAACAAGAACGCCAAATTCCGTTTCCGGGGCATTGCCGCCCACGCAGCCGCTTCGCCCGAGCGTGGCCGGTCGGCACTGGATGGTGTCGAAGCCATGAACTACATGGTTAACATGATGCGTGAGCACATTCCGCAGGATACCCGGATTCACTACGTCATTACCAAAGGGGGCGATGCCCCCAACGTTGTGCCTGCCTTTGCGGAAGTCTATTATTACGCCCGGCATAAAGACCGCGACATTCTGCAAAGTGTCTGGAAACGGATTGAAAACGCGGCCGAAGGAGCCGCCAAAGGCACCGGCACCAAAGTGGAGTGGGAAGTACTGGGCGGTGTTTTCAACCTGTTGCCCAACGTAACGCTGGCCGAAGTGATGCACCAGAACCTGAAAACCGTTGGTGGTGTGAACTACACACCTGAAGAAACCGCCTTTGCCGAAAAAATCAGCGAAACATTTGGCGAACAGAAAGTACCCATTACCAATGCGGCCTTAGTGAAAGATTTTCGTGATGCGTCGGAGAGTGCTACCAGTGGTGGTTCTACAGACGTGGGTGATGTAAGCTGGACAGTACCAACGGTTGGCCTGTCGACGGCCACCTGGGTACCGGGTTCATCGGCCCACAGCTGGCAGTCGACGGCGGCCAGTGGCATGAGCATTGGGCAGAAAGGGATGATCGTAGCCGCCAAGACGCTGGCCCTGACAGCGCTGGATTTGTATAAGTCACCCGCCCTCATTGAGAAAGCCCGCGCCGAATGGATTCAGAAGCGTGGTGCCGACTTCAAATACGAAGCCCTGCTCGGCGATCGAAAACCGGCATTGGATTACCGGAAGTGA
- a CDS encoding conserved repeat domain protein (TIGRFAM: conserved repeat domain protein~PFAM: protein of unknown function DUF303 acetylesterase putative; protein of unknown function DUF11~KEGG: predicted gene, 672682) — protein sequence MPFPFRWIGVIVLQLFSGLAFSQLTITSPVPRMVFQRNLANEASVSITGIASSSATTIEARFVPMAVGQGNVTDWKPLKFLPQSTAFHGQVTVSAGWYRLDVRSRSGTTITAQTQVNRVGVGEVFIIAGQSNAEGGFQRPPSSVDDRVMCVDFRQDSLSEQLIPLQFSHISYGTSIGPSQPPHIYSILGDKLAQRLNVPILFLGAALGGTSSADWQQSAAGNMGTGRNSAVYRRMGAVLLHYVTRTGARAVLWHQGESDLHSSTQTYFDNIKYVIEKSRQQLGGKPLAWAVSRASYIFGQTSSSVIAAQNQLINSVFNVFAGPATDGITGPDNRFDDLHFGGNGLYRFASAWDESLTASFFQNALPVMPIDSVSLITSGYTIPLTRRPGETVAVASVRSDAHESDNQYVAQIIRASDGALMAESSPTTDNPISMVLPFALANGQYRLRTRSTHPVVLGTLGEPFNVQQDATPQTQPPIQRLPVSGGTADTTIRRFAYRFETGSHSFYGLIQATSPVEVRLQSLDGSGFNDSDWHLAPPSSQAPDYDQFADFNYIRNYPPIAGGVGGVIPGRYRFSIRRQGNTGPGLWYEMTLLNGRNILYYPMEPIGTVPPVLTITNSVTPCLVGSFAVAVDVAESAPQAGNVFSVKLSDANGSFTNETTIGTGTTSPIAVTLSPTLPVGSNYRIRVIASNPAVASAPSQPFSICAGADLSMQMAISNRASLTSQPVTLTVVLTNAGPMDATNVKASSILPDGMSFVDAASGAVSTAANTVSINAGNLLNGASKSFAFRVKPTKNGTFFTSAQITASDQFDPDSQPNSGTGDGQDDEGSVDLRTPDSGTFVSISPNPGQVPLPPVQSSQPPVDNTKADLSLAIATNSLVVSANQVVNIPLTVSNLGGANATNVSVQALLPTGWQLTTTAGLTVSGQTVSGTIGSVAAGSTGTLVLVVKITQAGTLQAQIAGASPSDPDSTPGNGYTKGEDDEARLSLRIK from the coding sequence ATGCCATTTCCTTTCCGATGGATTGGGGTTATTGTCTTACAACTTTTCTCTGGTCTGGCGTTCTCACAACTCACCATCACCAGCCCTGTACCAAGAATGGTCTTCCAGCGCAATTTAGCAAATGAAGCCAGTGTTAGTATAACCGGAATTGCCTCTTCTTCAGCAACAACCATAGAAGCTCGTTTTGTCCCCATGGCCGTTGGTCAGGGAAATGTTACGGACTGGAAGCCGTTGAAATTTCTACCTCAGTCGACGGCCTTTCACGGGCAGGTGACCGTATCGGCAGGCTGGTACCGACTGGATGTGCGATCGCGGTCAGGGACAACTATCACCGCCCAAACCCAGGTCAACCGCGTCGGTGTGGGCGAGGTGTTTATTATTGCCGGGCAGTCGAATGCCGAAGGTGGGTTTCAACGGCCGCCCAGTTCGGTAGATGACCGGGTCATGTGCGTCGACTTCCGACAGGATAGCCTCAGTGAGCAGTTGATCCCCTTACAATTTAGCCACATCAGTTACGGCACCAGCATTGGTCCCAGCCAGCCTCCCCATATTTACAGCATTTTAGGCGATAAGCTCGCCCAGCGGCTTAATGTTCCCATTCTGTTTTTAGGCGCGGCTCTAGGCGGGACCAGCAGCGCCGACTGGCAGCAATCCGCAGCCGGCAATATGGGCACCGGTCGTAATTCAGCCGTTTATCGGCGAATGGGGGCGGTTTTACTTCATTATGTCACCCGAACGGGGGCCCGGGCTGTTCTCTGGCATCAGGGAGAAAGTGATCTTCATTCGTCAACACAGACGTATTTCGACAACATCAAGTATGTCATTGAAAAAAGTCGGCAGCAGCTTGGCGGGAAGCCTCTGGCATGGGCAGTTTCACGGGCAAGTTATATCTTCGGGCAAACCAGTTCATCTGTTATCGCGGCACAGAACCAGCTCATCAACAGTGTCTTTAACGTTTTTGCCGGACCCGCTACCGATGGTATTACCGGCCCCGACAACCGGTTCGACGATCTGCATTTTGGCGGCAATGGGCTCTATCGGTTTGCCAGTGCCTGGGATGAGAGCCTGACAGCCTCCTTTTTTCAAAATGCACTGCCCGTTATGCCAATCGACTCGGTGTCGCTGATCACGAGCGGTTACACTATACCGCTTACCCGACGACCGGGTGAGACGGTTGCGGTCGCTTCTGTCCGCAGTGATGCGCATGAATCGGACAATCAGTATGTTGCTCAGATTATCCGGGCCAGTGATGGGGCGCTGATGGCCGAATCCAGTCCAACTACTGACAACCCGATCTCGATGGTGTTACCATTTGCACTGGCAAACGGGCAGTATCGTCTGCGTACCCGCTCTACTCATCCCGTTGTGCTGGGCACTCTGGGCGAACCATTCAATGTACAGCAGGATGCCACCCCCCAGACTCAACCCCCTATACAGCGACTACCTGTTAGCGGAGGAACAGCCGATACAACCATCAGACGTTTTGCGTATCGTTTTGAAACAGGCTCCCATTCGTTTTACGGGCTCATTCAGGCTACTTCGCCGGTAGAAGTTCGACTACAGAGTCTCGACGGCAGCGGTTTCAATGATTCTGACTGGCACCTCGCTCCTCCCAGTTCTCAGGCACCTGATTATGATCAGTTCGCTGACTTCAACTATATCCGTAATTACCCCCCTATTGCCGGGGGAGTTGGTGGCGTGATTCCGGGGAGATACCGTTTTTCGATCCGTCGGCAGGGCAACACCGGGCCGGGCTTATGGTATGAAATGACGCTACTCAACGGCCGAAATATCCTATACTATCCCATGGAGCCCATTGGTACTGTTCCACCAGTACTTACCATCACCAACTCGGTAACGCCATGTCTGGTTGGCTCCTTTGCCGTAGCCGTCGACGTCGCCGAAAGTGCCCCGCAGGCAGGCAATGTTTTCAGTGTCAAACTGTCGGATGCCAACGGCTCGTTTACCAATGAAACAACCATTGGCACCGGTACAACCAGTCCTATTGCTGTCACCCTGTCGCCAACGCTTCCTGTGGGGTCTAATTACCGTATTCGGGTTATTGCCAGCAATCCGGCGGTAGCCAGCGCCCCCAGCCAGCCGTTTTCCATTTGTGCCGGGGCCGATCTGTCCATGCAAATGGCCATCAGTAATCGGGCATCGTTAACCAGTCAGCCCGTTACGTTAACAGTTGTACTAACCAACGCAGGGCCAATGGACGCGACAAATGTAAAAGCCAGCAGCATACTTCCCGACGGGATGAGTTTTGTCGATGCGGCATCAGGAGCCGTTAGTACAGCCGCAAACACCGTTTCCATCAATGCGGGTAATTTGCTCAATGGAGCCAGCAAATCGTTTGCGTTTCGGGTTAAACCTACTAAAAACGGCACCTTTTTTACGTCTGCCCAAATTACGGCCAGTGATCAGTTCGACCCCGACAGCCAGCCCAACTCAGGCACTGGCGACGGGCAGGATGACGAAGGCAGCGTCGATTTGCGTACACCCGACTCTGGTACGTTCGTCAGCATATCCCCCAATCCAGGCCAGGTACCACTACCCCCCGTTCAGTCCAGCCAACCGCCAGTAGACAATACCAAAGCCGATCTGAGTTTGGCTATCGCCACCAACTCGCTGGTAGTTTCCGCCAATCAGGTCGTAAACATTCCTTTAACCGTAAGCAATTTGGGCGGGGCAAACGCGACAAATGTATCCGTACAGGCGCTTTTACCCACGGGCTGGCAATTAACGACAACAGCGGGGCTGACGGTCAGCGGGCAAACTGTAAGCGGTACCATTGGGTCCGTTGCAGCCGGTAGCACAGGCACACTGGTACTTGTGGTGAAGATAACCCAGGCGGGTACGCTGCAAGCCCAGATAGCTGGCGCATCGCCTTCTGACCCCGACTCCACACCGGGCAATGGCTACACGAAAGGCGAAGATGATGAGGCCAGATTAAGTCTGCGGATCAAGTAA